The proteins below come from a single Alphaproteobacteria bacterium genomic window:
- a CDS encoding ATP-binding protein gives MTALSFRSRARTVDHLGREQIADCPTAVSELWKNSFDAYARRVTLHLFDSHVPVAAVVDDGHGMNSAEFQEKWLIIGTEDKLSNSEVRKADRLGLPLRTRQGQKGIGRLSAAALGSLLLLVSKRKDEPFIASLVDWRLFRNPYLLLDDIRIPFAEFDCLSELPALTRRLFDELMENVWGGDTHDERHDRIVDAWNRFSLQEEAKDSLTTQRRMEETIIETSFDERHFTQWPVWTGDSDCGTALFVADLEFDLLSQLEETATSKHADEASRAKDIFVSTLSSFVDPYDEELLSKLEFETSVIAWHGSKSRMVVAREREFGLSSIEQLEHFVRGTVDENGVFRGRIKAFGEWQEGDVQITLAPNLSSRGAARVGRFDLVLATYERVAANSSLAADLHAQAQKWAENHSGLMVFRDGLRVMPYGRPDTDFFLIEERRSRHAGREFWNHRRMFGRIAIGTDENPNLRDKAGREGLIEGHATKVFRDLVISLLQTTSRRYFGSASDLRDEELSAKKLERAESKARKDAAALERRRRRVLKDDLNEKSEDLGELEQDLEGLQSTAKVDAVASFPKLMDVHERLMRVKKDLEVLAPPTRPRDLRSLEGEYRNYVSRWKSVSEAVSSLEASISNAASGLSEDNRRQIVVSAINHNASALNRRLSRWSEKAISLLQAELEGFGEQVEERKRLFRKAATELIGDERHKRMSVLEVHQELDRIYRRFDQENEEFFESYIFAMEAIKERIDLVGLTAFQGDQVSELSEEIDRLNALAQLGITVEIIGHEIEGLDLTITRNLDGLPKSVADLSPIQTALHAHRQLTERLRFLTPLKLSGNPQFEVITGEAILSYIESFFQDSLARAEIVLEATEAFKSFRVRELPSRIYPVFINLINNARYWLTKTPGDVERKLVCLDVRDGLVLVGDNGPGVDEEDERFLFTLFFSRKSHGGRGVGLYLCRANLRAGGHTIEYVTDERRILPGANFGILFRGGEYVGYKPENSGD, from the coding sequence ATGACCGCCCTATCCTTTAGGTCTCGCGCAAGGACAGTTGATCATCTAGGCCGCGAGCAGATTGCGGATTGCCCGACGGCGGTATCGGAGCTTTGGAAAAACTCATTCGATGCCTATGCGAGGCGAGTGACGCTGCATTTGTTTGACAGTCATGTTCCGGTCGCTGCGGTCGTGGACGACGGGCATGGGATGAACTCAGCCGAGTTTCAGGAAAAGTGGCTGATTATCGGAACAGAGGACAAGCTTTCGAATTCGGAGGTTCGCAAAGCCGATAGGTTGGGCCTGCCGCTTCGGACGCGTCAAGGGCAGAAGGGGATAGGTCGGTTATCAGCTGCTGCGCTGGGGTCTCTTCTGCTGCTCGTGTCAAAGCGAAAAGATGAACCTTTCATAGCCTCGCTCGTTGATTGGCGCCTTTTCCGTAACCCCTATCTTCTGCTCGACGACATTCGAATTCCATTCGCAGAGTTCGACTGCCTTTCCGAGCTTCCTGCGCTCACCAGGAGGCTCTTCGATGAACTCATGGAGAATGTATGGGGCGGAGACACCCACGACGAACGTCACGACCGCATTGTCGATGCCTGGAATCGGTTTTCGCTCCAAGAGGAAGCGAAAGACTCGCTGACAACACAGCGGCGAATGGAAGAAACCATCATCGAAACGAGCTTCGACGAACGCCACTTCACGCAGTGGCCCGTTTGGACCGGAGACTCGGACTGCGGAACGGCACTCTTTGTTGCCGACCTTGAGTTTGACCTCCTCAGCCAGCTTGAAGAAACGGCAACCAGTAAGCACGCCGATGAGGCTTCTCGCGCCAAAGACATATTTGTGTCGACATTGTCGAGCTTTGTTGACCCATACGATGAAGAACTACTTTCAAAGCTGGAATTTGAGACATCAGTTATCGCGTGGCATGGCTCCAAGAGCAGAATGGTTGTGGCGCGGGAGAGGGAATTCGGTCTCTCGAGCATCGAACAACTCGAGCATTTCGTTCGAGGAACCGTCGATGAGAACGGCGTTTTTCGAGGACGCATCAAGGCCTTCGGTGAGTGGCAAGAGGGTGACGTTCAGATAACATTGGCTCCGAATCTGTCCAGCCGCGGGGCTGCCAGAGTCGGTAGGTTCGATCTCGTTCTCGCGACCTACGAGAGGGTTGCCGCCAACTCTAGTTTGGCAGCTGATCTGCATGCTCAAGCCCAGAAATGGGCGGAAAATCATTCTGGCTTAATGGTGTTCCGGGACGGTCTGCGGGTGATGCCGTATGGAAGGCCAGATACGGACTTCTTCCTTATCGAAGAACGGCGGAGCCGACACGCGGGCAGAGAGTTCTGGAACCACCGCCGAATGTTCGGCCGCATTGCGATAGGTACGGACGAGAACCCAAATCTCAGAGACAAGGCGGGGCGCGAAGGCTTAATCGAAGGGCACGCGACAAAGGTCTTCCGCGATCTCGTCATTAGCCTGCTGCAGACCACATCACGGCGCTATTTCGGTTCGGCATCAGATCTACGAGATGAGGAGCTCTCGGCAAAGAAGCTTGAGCGGGCTGAGAGTAAGGCGAGAAAGGATGCGGCTGCGTTAGAACGCCGGCGGCGGCGAGTGCTTAAGGATGACCTCAATGAAAAATCGGAAGATCTTGGTGAACTAGAACAAGACCTCGAGGGTCTTCAGTCTACTGCGAAGGTTGATGCAGTCGCTTCGTTCCCAAAATTGATGGACGTTCACGAGCGTCTGATGCGAGTGAAGAAGGACCTCGAGGTTCTTGCGCCACCTACGCGCCCAAGGGATCTTCGCTCATTGGAAGGGGAATACCGCAACTATGTCAGTCGTTGGAAGTCGGTATCCGAAGCGGTGAGCTCACTGGAGGCCAGCATCTCTAACGCCGCCAGCGGACTGTCGGAAGACAACAGAAGGCAAATCGTTGTCAGCGCAATTAATCACAATGCCTCCGCACTGAATCGACGTCTCAGCAGATGGTCCGAGAAGGCCATCAGTCTGCTCCAAGCCGAACTCGAGGGATTTGGCGAGCAAGTTGAGGAACGGAAGCGGCTATTCAGAAAAGCGGCCACCGAGCTTATTGGTGACGAACGCCACAAGCGCATGAGCGTTCTGGAGGTGCATCAGGAGCTAGACCGCATTTACAGAAGGTTTGACCAGGAGAACGAAGAATTCTTTGAGTCTTATATCTTTGCTATGGAGGCCATCAAAGAGCGCATCGACTTGGTGGGACTAACCGCATTCCAGGGCGATCAGGTCTCCGAACTTAGCGAAGAAATTGATCGCCTCAACGCGCTCGCGCAATTGGGCATTACGGTCGAGATAATCGGTCATGAGATCGAAGGGCTGGATCTCACAATCACCAGAAATCTCGACGGCCTTCCAAAGTCGGTAGCCGACCTCTCTCCAATTCAAACGGCATTGCACGCTCATCGACAGCTTACAGAGCGTCTGAGGTTTTTGACGCCCCTCAAGCTTTCGGGCAATCCCCAATTTGAGGTCATCACGGGAGAAGCGATCCTTTCATATATTGAGTCGTTCTTTCAGGACTCTCTTGCTAGAGCCGAAATTGTTCTTGAAGCCACCGAAGCATTCAAATCTTTCAGAGTTCGTGAGCTGCCATCTCGCATATATCCGGTATTCATCAATCTCATCAACAATGCTCGGTACTGGCTTACAAAAACCCCCGGTGACGTCGAGCGAAAGCTGGTTTGCCTCGACGTGAGGGATGGCCTCGTTCTGGTTGGAGACAATGGGCCGGGAGTGGACGAAGAGGACGAGAGATTTCTGTTTACGCTCTTCTTTTCAAGGAAGTCACACGGAGGTAGGGGCGTAGGGCTGTACCTCTGTAGGGCGAACTTGAGGGCCGGTGGGCACACAATCGAATACGTTACTGACGAGCGACGCATTCTGCCGGGGGCCAACTTCGGCATCTTGTTCCGTGGGGGGGAGTATGTCGGCTACAAGCCAGAGAATTCCGGGGACTGA
- a CDS encoding DNA cytosine methyltransferase, with translation MNDLPDEDGKPLTCVDLFSGAGGFSLAARQLGLHVRAAVESDPWACKTYHRNLIKGRRNLVPKLYEEDIQELDPKNILEEVFSDGAECDLVLGGPPCQGFSVHRINDAGKDDERNGLIHRYFDYVRVLRPKVFVMENVPGILWPRHSEYLDAFKREALLADYAVLDAAVLDARDYGVPQKRKRVFIVGVREGVSFPLAWSPPATHSKAAGKGLKAWSCASVAFCRAPKGDSNNKHMQHSADLVAIFEATPKNGGSRSQSGRRLPCHEEHDGHKDVYGRIDPRKPGPTMTTACVNPSKGRFVHPTQNHGITVRQAARLQSFPDSYVFEGGLMAAAKQVGNAVPVLLGKAVLRAVSRHLS, from the coding sequence ATGAATGATCTGCCGGATGAGGATGGGAAGCCCCTTACTTGCGTCGACTTGTTCTCGGGTGCTGGCGGATTCTCCCTCGCTGCTCGGCAACTAGGTTTGCACGTAAGGGCTGCTGTCGAGAGCGATCCGTGGGCCTGCAAAACCTACCATCGCAATCTCATCAAAGGGCGACGAAACCTTGTTCCGAAGCTGTATGAGGAAGACATCCAGGAGCTCGATCCGAAAAATATTTTAGAAGAAGTATTCTCTGACGGAGCGGAGTGCGATCTCGTCCTTGGTGGTCCTCCGTGCCAAGGCTTCTCCGTTCATCGTATTAACGATGCGGGCAAAGATGATGAGCGGAACGGTCTGATCCACCGGTATTTCGACTACGTACGTGTTCTCCGTCCCAAAGTTTTTGTGATGGAAAACGTCCCAGGGATACTTTGGCCGCGACACTCGGAATACTTGGACGCATTCAAACGCGAGGCGCTTCTCGCAGATTACGCGGTATTAGATGCTGCGGTGTTGGATGCGCGAGACTACGGCGTTCCCCAGAAAAGGAAGCGCGTCTTTATTGTAGGAGTTAGGGAGGGAGTTTCGTTTCCGCTAGCATGGAGTCCCCCTGCCACCCACTCCAAAGCCGCCGGGAAGGGCCTAAAGGCTTGGTCATGTGCGTCAGTAGCGTTCTGCCGAGCACCAAAGGGGGATTCCAACAACAAACACATGCAGCACTCGGCTGATTTGGTGGCGATTTTTGAGGCGACTCCAAAGAATGGCGGGAGCCGTAGTCAATCTGGCAGGCGTTTGCCCTGCCACGAAGAACATGATGGCCACAAAGACGTCTATGGTCGGATAGACCCGCGGAAGCCGGGACCTACTATGACAACAGCTTGTGTGAACCCTTCGAAGGGCCGCTTCGTCCACCCCACACAAAACCACGGTATTACCGTCCGGCAAGCGGCTCGTCTTCAGTCATTTCCCGATAGCTATGTCTTTGAAGGAGGGCTAATGGCCGCGGCGAAGCAGGTGGGCAACGCTGTCCCCGTACTGCTCGGAAAGGCAGTTCTTCGGGCCGTGTCCAGGCACCTTTCTTAG